In Phoenix dactylifera cultivar Barhee BC4 unplaced genomic scaffold, palm_55x_up_171113_PBpolish2nd_filt_p 002538F, whole genome shotgun sequence, the following are encoded in one genomic region:
- the LOC103695614 gene encoding uncharacterized protein LOC103695614: MAKKKGKPRGNGKAALILAATQVPSQPSRLPERVEDYHDDDDYIPDGDMIEEVDTNEEINDEEMNGAVQNHEDTMNEDQMNDELGIDPRQSNGREPTLKAPVDANGKVIVRCTRGMFLDYEVSHKAVAIMRQFFNGPWLSWREVPTHAKVGMWNKFEEIHTILPGQLHHVHQVWNKHCQQRLTTSLGRVRSQKLLEAKGDLNKARDKPLLPR; encoded by the exons ATGgccaagaaaaaagggaaaccaAGAGGTAATGGAAAAGCAGCTTTAATACTGGCTGCTACTCAAGTTCCTTCTCAACCTTCTAGGTTGCCTGAGCGTGTCGAGGATtatcatgatgatgatgattacaTTCCTGATGGGGACATGATTGAAGAGGTGGATACAAATGAAGAAATAAACGATGAAGAAATGAATGGTGCAGTGCAAAATCATGAGGATACAATGAATGAGGATCAGATGAATGATGAACTTGGGATTGATCCACGACAAAGCAATGGCCGAGAACCAACCCTTAAAGCCCCTGTTGATGCAAATGGAAAAGTGATTGTTAGGTGCACAAGaggaat GTTTCTTGATTATGAGGTCAGTCACAAAGCTGTTGCTATCATGCGCCAATTTTTCAATGGTCCGTGGTTGTCATGGAGGGAGGTCCCTACACATGCTAAAGTTGGAATGTGGAACAAATTTGAG GAGATACACACAATTCTTCCAGGACAATTGCATCATGTGCATCAAGTTTGGAACAAGCATTGTCAGCAACGGTTGACAACCTCATTAGGGAGGGTCAGAAGCCAAAAGCTTTTGGAAGCAAAAGGAGATTTAAATAAAGCCCGTGATAAAcccctgttgcccagatag